From the genome of Tolypothrix sp. NIES-4075:
CAAAGTGCCTCGGATCGCCTTTATCAACAAAATGGATCGCACAGGGGCGAACTTTTATCGAGTTCACGATCAGATGCGCGATCGCCTGCGAGCAAATGCGATCGCCATTCAGCTCCCCATCGGTGCCGAAAACGATTTCAAAGGCATTGTTGACTTAGTGCATATGCGTGCATATATGTACAACAATGACCAGGGAACAGATATTCAAGAAACGGATATCCCCGCTGACATGCAAGAAAAGGCGGAAGAATACCGCGTCAAGTTAGTAGAAGCGGTGTCAGAAACCGATGACGATCTGATGACTAAGTACTTCGAGGGCGAAGAACTAACAACAGATGAAATCAGTACTGCTCTGCGTAAAGGCACAATTGCAGGTACGATTGTCCCAGTACTTTGTGGTTCCGCCTTTAAAAATAAAGGCGTGCAGTTGATGTTGGATGCGGTTGTAGATTACCTGCCAGCACCAACAGAAGTACCGCCGATTCAAGGCACACTGCTAAATGGTGATACCGTTGAGCGTCGAGCTGATGACAACGAACCCCTATCGGCTTTGGCATTCAAGATTATGGCTGACCCTTACGGTCGCCTTACCTTCGTTCGCGTTTATTCTGGCGTTCTCAAGAAGGGTAGCTACGTCCTCAATGCCACCAAGAATAAAAAAGAACGCATTTCCCGTTTAGTGGTTTTGAAAGCAGATGAGCGGCAAGATGTCGAAGAACTGCGTGCAGGTGATTTGGGAGCCGCGTTGGGATTAAAAGACACCTTAACAGGTGACACCATCACTGATGAGGGCGCACCAGTTATTCTCGAATCCCTGTTTATTCCTGAGCCTGTAATCTCGGTAGCGGTTGAACCCAAAACCAAGAACGACATGGACAAGTTGTCCAAGGCTCTGCAATCGCTCTCGGAAGAAGACCCCACCTTCCGTGTCAGTGTTGACCAAGAAACAAACCAAACCGTGATTGCAGGGATGGGAGAGTTACACCTAGAAATTCTTGTAGACCGAATGTTGCGAGAATTTAAGGTAGAAGCGAATGTTGGTGCGCCACAAGTAGCTTACCGCGAAACCATTCGTAAAGGTGTCAACAGAGTAGAAGGCAAATTTATCCGTCAGAGTGGTGGTAAAGGTCAATACGGTCACGTTGTCATCAATTTAGAACCCGGAGAACCAGGAACTGGCTTTGAATTTGTTTCTAAGATTGTCGGTGGTATCGTACCAAAAGAGTACATCGGACCTGCCGAACAAGGAATGAAAGAAAGCTGTGAATCCGGTGTTCTCGCTGGATATCCATTAATTGATGTTAAAGCAACATTGATTGATGGT
Proteins encoded in this window:
- the fusA gene encoding elongation factor G; translation: MARTIPLEKVRNIGIAAHIDAGKTTTTERILFYSGIIHKIGEVHEGTAVTDWMEQERERGITITAAAITTSWKDHQINIIDTPGHVDFTIEVERSMRVLDGVIAVFCSVGGVQPQSETVWRQADRYKVPRIAFINKMDRTGANFYRVHDQMRDRLRANAIAIQLPIGAENDFKGIVDLVHMRAYMYNNDQGTDIQETDIPADMQEKAEEYRVKLVEAVSETDDDLMTKYFEGEELTTDEISTALRKGTIAGTIVPVLCGSAFKNKGVQLMLDAVVDYLPAPTEVPPIQGTLLNGDTVERRADDNEPLSALAFKIMADPYGRLTFVRVYSGVLKKGSYVLNATKNKKERISRLVVLKADERQDVEELRAGDLGAALGLKDTLTGDTITDEGAPVILESLFIPEPVISVAVEPKTKNDMDKLSKALQSLSEEDPTFRVSVDQETNQTVIAGMGELHLEILVDRMLREFKVEANVGAPQVAYRETIRKGVNRVEGKFIRQSGGKGQYGHVVINLEPGEPGTGFEFVSKIVGGIVPKEYIGPAEQGMKESCESGVLAGYPLIDVKATLIDGSYHDVDSSEMAFKIAGSMAMKEAVMKASPVLLEPMMKVEVEVPENYLGDVMGDLNSRRGQIEGMGSEQGIAKVTAKVPLAEMFGYATDIRSKTQGRGIFSMEFSRYEEVPRNVAEAIIAKSKGNA